The genomic segment AATGTGATTCAtctctcccggacttaccctaCAAGTATCATTTTTAACTCATTCCAAGTTTATGTAAGATACTTAATATGCACATTTGATAATTCTTCTGTAGatctatataaatattttataaacaatGTACATTGATTGTGTTTTATTGCAGGGAAAACCTAAGTCTAGAGACCGTGGTGGTTATGGAGGAGGCGGAGGGAGTGGTGGACACTCGCAACCATCATACTACTACGAAGAATACTACGAAAAGGAGAACAAAAGCAATAAAATTCAAAGTATTTTCCAACTTTCTGTGACGTCATTAGCTTTCCTAGCTTTTGGAGGCTACCTCTTATGCCTACTTATTCACGCCATCAAGGCAAAAcaaaatactactactactaacaCCGTTGTAACCCAAGCTTTAGCGACCTTTTTGGCTAATAGgatcaaaaaaactaaaaatcagAATAGATTTAGGAAGCGgaagaaaaatttaaagataCCTGCAAGGCCTAATGTTGTAGTTAAAATCCATGGGCCGACGAGAaacttaaaattacaaaaaaagcccaataataacaacaaaaataatgtGAACAGAACTTTGAACGCAGCTGCAAATGTTCATAAACTACCCACTTATGTTAGCAATAAATACGTGTATAAACACAttaataatagaagaagtcaACGTAGGTCTAAACGGGAAATAATCGGTAGTGTAGGAGGGTATATTGTGTATGATGACATGTACTATGGTTTACTGCAGTTATCGGAAGCTTATACTAAATATCACACGATTGACTATATTCGATATAACAATACCATGGCTTGATTAATAGTTGCCAGATTGCCAGTAGTTGCCAGATCGAAAAAATGTAATACCaatgaataatattttaatttcaaagCATGCAATTAATAGCATACTAAACTTTTCcaacttttcaaaatttttcaatgtTCTACTTCAGCTTTTTTCTTTTTAGGTGCACTGTTCCATAATTTTTTCGTCACCCCTTTCTGTCCATCGTGACTTCTTTATTTAAACTTGTCTTTTTCAAGTCTTTTACTATACAGTCCTTaaatattttcttcatttttactcTATCTACCTCTATTTCCCTCAACTTCGAACAGTGTTCGAAGTTGTCCCACAATTACCATTTCTTTGTCTGACGTAACAAAACCATTGCAGTTTTTGTTGTTGAaccttttttgagactgtagtgaCTCtggctctttccctaatcaagtAGTTCTTGATCttgtcccttctagtcttaccAAATATTCaccgtaatatttttatttcagttacCTCCATTTTAATTTCCTGAACCCTTTTTACAGATCACACTTCACTGCCGTACACCAACGCAGGCCTCACTGCattcttgtatatctttcctttcaaCTCTTCCTCGATTTGGTCACAGAGTACCATGCTTATTGGCTTATAGTTAAACCAAACAGCCTGCATCCTGTAGGAAATTTGTcgatctagtgtcccattttTCACTACGTGGAaaccaaggtatttaaattctcctacttgTTCTATTTTTTCCCATCCACTTATGTTACTCCTGACCATATATTTTTCGTTTTCGACCTTCTAACCTTAAGTCCTCCCTCTTAAATAGCCCTTcttcaatgttttaaaatttctgTGCTCTCTTCCACTAACTCGATATCATCcgcaaagagcattgaccaagggGCTCTCTTACCTTCTTAGTCAGCACATCCATAAcaagattttttaatattttctagtCTCTTAAGTTTACTAGGACAGTGAAATCTGATGATAAAGAATCCTGTAtatggcatatatatatatatatatatatatatatatatatatatatatatatatatatatatatatatatatatatatatatatatatatatatatatatatatacgtatggAAATTATCTGCATATTTGCAGATTGCAGTCTAACATGGATAACGCAAAATCATTGTCTTGACGGAAAATTGGTTCACGACCATGTGATTACGTGTTATACGCGATTTACTGtactatttaaaatttgtaatgaactgtttatattctctttttgttacattttataattgtaaattatattgataataaaaatgTCATTTTTAAGAAGAGGCTAAAGTATCATTTTCTAGAAAGAACCAAGCCAAAACATTTGAGAGTCTAGTTTAATTAAGATTTTCATCGACTCAGTAAGTTAAAACTACAtggatttttattattaattttacgaaaaaagttATTGTTATAACCTTTTTCGTAATACaaggttgaaaaaaaaaaagtataaaagttttaaaaaagttttcagaaCGTTTTGGGAcctatcagatcatcatcagtgacGATGGTCAATCAATGTACAAATCGTCAGTACAATTCCAATCTAAGATTAGAATCTATTCTAAATTAGAATTGTATCGATATTATatcttaaattattatattttattaaaaataactcaTACAGTTAACATCAGAGTGAAGCTGGTATGTGGAATCTTAATATCTAATATAAATTTAAAGCACACATATACATTTATATTCTAGTTTATTCTTATTCTATCTTAATTGACTAACTATTTATTAAGTAGTCTGTACtactcaaataataattattgtttgtcTTGTCAAATACAGATTTGTTTATATACACCATGTATTTTAGCCTTAGTTTCTTGAGGGCCTGAAGAtgtaaaagtttgtaaacagcGAAACCGGTAGCCCGTTCtcttttaactttaataaaaacctCTAACGGATTGTGAGTAAAAGACGTGTTTCCCTAACATTCTCAGAGTAAAGTAGGTTCACgtaaataataacataacaattattaataaaatcatcAATCAACAAAtcatcaataaaattaaattaaatctccAGCAAACATAAAAATAGGTACACTATAATGTCTATATTGTTCTGACGCTATTTTCTTggggcatcttaaagtaatttctattttaattatttatttaattttaattaccacAATTTTCAATTATAGTCTATAAAGTTAATCATTTCTAAAAGAGCGTAAACTGTTTCTCAATACTCTTAAATGTTAAAAACGACACAATATTGAATAAAAGAAAGCAAACGGTTCTGGTCGACGATCAAAAAGCAAGAGAGAGATTCTTCTAAAGAGTATCTCCATCACGCTGTGAAGGTGAAAGTCGCTTATTAGTTGAACTTGGTTGTGGTTTCCCAGCATTTGGGTCTTACTACGGCATCTGTTATGCATTCGATGGGATTGCtattaatattagaaatatttcaaatattttaagtcGCGAAATTGCAACATTATATTGTTTCATTATTTGTTCTTCGTTATATTATCTGTTTATAATATTCTTTCTATTCTCCTGTAGTGCCACATctcaaaaaaatgttattttttgagaTGTATGTGTATTTGCTATCGATCATAGCAAATACAATATTGTTAATATCCTCTTGGAATATATCTGCTTATTTTGCTACATCAGAAGATCAAGTTGCTACATCAGCAAGAATGAAACGCGTTATCAATATTACCCCAATGTGAAGTAATTCTTTCTTAAACCATGTCGCATATATGCTTAAGATCCGAGAATTGTGCTGGTCATGATAATACATCGATTGACTTATTGGGCATCTAGTTTGTCACAATGCATGTAACATATTATGGACGGGCATTATTATACATATAGTGAAAATGTTGTTTTCGTCGAAAATTCGCCAACAAATGTACGAAAGAGGAATCGATGAATACTACTGAGCTGTTAGAAAGCGATTTTGAAAACTGAGATTCTGCCTTTCGTTAATATTTCTCACAATACCAGTTTTTTATGAGAATTAGGTCGAATAGAGAGGTACGCCCTTCTCAAATCTTGgataagagcactaacatcagcagaaataggaaactataaataaatatatatatatatatatatatatatatatatatatatatatatatgtattcatCCTCCATTAAAGACGTCTCATATATGAATCCGTAAGACACattatcagttcatctaaaatgAGTTAAATGGGCATACGTCCATAGAGCACgcattgtaaaaaacaaaaaaatatcgaAAGAATGGAAACTagcaaactaattctactattcaaaaaaaaaggtaaaaaactacagaggtacaaacttgttaaatactaccctaaaacttacacaactaaaattttacaagaattaATAAATGAGAGGATAATAGGGTTTTCGtactggaagatcgtgtacagatgcaatatttatcataaagcaaattactgagaaatcactagagtataatccACCAGCATTTCTGTATATCATTGCtttaagaaagcatttgacagagtaaaacataaATATGTAGTCCATCTTCTGTAAAATAGAGAAGTGTTCCTAGATatcattaaaaaatattgaaaacatctaccaaaacaacaaaatggaagtcagaatagagagacaacttacagaacctacagTCATAGTCATCGAAGTAAGACAGGAGACTCATTGAGCACTATACTCTTTAATTTACCCCTGGATGAAGTCATCAAAAGTgacaacaaaggaagaggatacaaaatGGGAAAAAAGAAGTAAGAATACTCTGTTACGTAGACGAGGTGGTATTGCTAACCCAAGATGAAAATAGTCTGCTATTCACAATGTTAGgttacagatttaacataagatcaagagaatttaatatgacaatctcaactcagaaaacttaaacaatagtaatcagcaaagaaccaattaGATTTAAATTGGAAATTGATGGTAATATCATTgcacaagtaatggaaataaaatgccTTGGagttacactgtccagctatggagacctgaacaAAGAAGTGAGGGATCAGGTTCACAATGCAAATAGATTGTCAGGATGCCTTAATGTCACAACATAGCCAAACCGACATTATAACATTGAGATGAAGTAaacaatttataaagccagtgtaagatcagTAATGACATATGCATCAGAAACGAGACCGTACACAGTCACGATAGAAAGGCTACTTGAAACGCCAGAGATGAGGAAACTGataagaattacaggaaatacgctgagagatcgaaagaggaaTGAAGACATTAAAGAAAAATGTAACGTACATTGTAATATAATTgtgttataataaattataaaaaaattggatAGGTAACCTCATAAGCAGAAATGGGGAGACACATGTGGTCAAAAGTAGTACCGGacaaccgcgcaaaagatggagtgactaCTGAGGTTCCAGCCCCCAGCGAACAAGTAGAATTTCTTATAAAGAGACAGAAGAAGAAGACCATTATTTTACCATCTCAGTGTGCCTAAGCACACATTTGCATATAGCCACAACTCTATCTTTACCAATGGGAATCTGGATAAAATCCAAATCTGGATTAAACTGTAACCCAATCATATCCATCTCAGTTTTGAAATTGTTGACAGCACTCAAATCTCACAGTGCGATTTTCTCTGGATATGGGTGAGCCTTAAGAACAGGTTAATGCAGATAATTTCTTACAGTTTCTCGTCCTGTGTTTCTATAAGGCGGTAATCAATTCAGGTTCTGATTATACTAATCAATTCATTGTAGGTTAAAACCAAAAATTAATCTTGAGCTGAAATTGTATGCCATCTACATCTAGGCAGTTATTTGGCAGACATCCCAGTTTCACGAAATCGTTGTTATAACAGACATGTGCACTGAGTGATACGTCATTTTGCCACATGAGAGCTTGAAGAAAGCCTACAGCTCGTTCAAAATTAAATGATGATTGTTCTATGGTAGCATAAAGAATTTTTGCTATACTTACTGCTATGTAGAACGAATGAATTCGCAACTAACGTATGGTCGTAAATTTTTGGGAAaattttcaaaagcatataactctgaccacaataatcttatatttttattgaattattcaacaatttaacttaactatccttattataaatcaaaattcaaatgacagataagggaccattattttcgatttgcctaataattcccctcaCTCGTtacatcatcctttggacgacctcggcgtcaatttctttaatttttgtatatatgaggcgtcttaactgttcctgattgtgtgcttcccatccgttattatagactttccgacttaatattgcccagaactcttcaattggacgagtctgaggtaggttggggggattttctgctttcggtacaaaggtaatgttgttagtttcgtaccagtcccttgtgatccttgcgtaatgacatgaagcaagatctggccaaaagactatttgatcatttgcatgatgtgtgttcacaaactgaagcaatttagagagacatctttgaatataaatatttgcgtttaaggcttcgcctcgaacaacaccaatgtagggctgtgagataaagccagcctcagaaattgcacaccataccaaaattttgtcctcaaattttttcttacttttgaattttatttcatcaggtacattttcgtaatcgttcgtgtaaaacccatcgttacccttcatctcagatttggacaaagtaaaattttttcatcgtccatcacgatcaactttttgacgaaatgcactcgccttaacgcgcggcaacatctcggaattctctctaattgaccctctgtgtattttggagctttccttcttttccggtagataatattgttactcgatagggtcctgtatactgtagtctttccaacatgaaatcttctgttcagttttcgctgtgagaccccaattttgttcttagctgcttcaatcagtcttacctcccttatatggttcaaaatccgcggtcggccacttttacgcacgttaacacatggtatcccttcttcacattctctcactgtgcgataaattgtcgatttgcttatgttttgatctcgataaatatta from the Diabrotica undecimpunctata isolate CICGRU chromosome 1, icDiaUnde3, whole genome shotgun sequence genome contains:
- the LOC140440864 gene encoding uncharacterized protein, with protein sequence MLQFIVFAFLNLLCEFSLGQDLTHIEDIKVLSELPLDRLLTIQRGFKKEDIIIERNNTEEQLEGREFPHALALQGKPKSRDRGGYGGGGGSGGHSQPSYYYEEYYEKENKSNKIQSIFQLSVTSLAFLAFGGYLLCLLIHAIKAKQNTTTTNTVVTQALATFLANRIKKTKNQNRFRKRKKNLKIPARPNVVVKIHGPTRNLKLQKKPNNNNKNNVNRTLNAAANVHKLPTYVSNKYVYKHINNRRSQRRSKREIIGSVGGYIVYDDMYYGLLQLSEAYTKYHTIDYIRYNNTMA